In Hyphomicrobiales bacterium, the sequence AAGCCGGACCTCGTGCTCTCGGGTGTCAACCGCGGTTCGAACGTCGCGGAGGACGTGACCTATTCCGGCACCATCGCGGCCGCGATGGAGGGTACGCTCCTCGGCATTCCCTCGATCGCGGTCAGCCAGGCCTATTCGCCCGGCAATCGCGATTCGATCCGCTGGGACTGCGCCGAAAGCCATGCGCCGGGCATCATCCGGCGTTTGCTGGAGGAGGGCATTCCGGAGGGCGTGCTCTTCAATCTCAACTTCCCCAATGCCGGGCCGGAGGAGGTGCAGGGCGTCTCCGTCACGGTGCAGGGCCGGCGCGACCAGGAGCTGGTCAAGCTCGAGCCCCGCAAGGACGGGCGTGGCAATCCCTATTACTGGATCGCCTTCCAGGGCAGCCGCAAGGAGCCGGCCAACGGCACCGATTTGCGCGCCATGGCCGAAAAGCGCATCTCGGTAACGCCGCTGGAGCTCGATCTGACCCATGAGCCGACGCTGACCCGCTTCGCTCGGGTCTTCGCCTGAACGGCGGCGGGGAGGGGGCATGAGCGAGGAGGTGCCGGCCAGCGAGGGCGAGCGCACCGTCGCCTTCCTCCTGTCGCTCAGGGCGCGGGGGGTGCGCGATCTGCCCTTGCTGCGCGCGATGGAGCGGGTGCCGCGCGATCGCTTCGCGCCGGCCCGCTTTGCCGATCTGGCACGCGAGGACGTCTCGGTGCCGCTGCCTTGCGGCCAGACGATGACCGCGCCGCACACCGTCGCCAACCTGCTCGGCGCGCTCGACATGCAGGCGGGCGCGCGCGTGCTCGAAG encodes:
- the umpG gene encoding broad specificity 5'(3')-nucleotidase and polyphosphatase: MRILVTNDDGIHAEGLEVLERIARQLSDDVWVVAPETDQSGVAHSLSLSNPLRLRQIGEKRFAVAGTPTDCVIMAVRSILAEAKPDLVLSGVNRGSNVAEDVTYSGTIAAAMEGTLLGIPSIAVSQAYSPGNRDSIRWDCAESHAPGIIRRLLEEGIPEGVLFNLNFPNAGPEEVQGVSVTVQGRRDQELVKLEPRKDGRGNPYYWIAFQGSRKEPANGTDLRAMAEKRISVTPLELDLTHEPTLTRFARVFA